The Naumovozyma dairenensis CBS 421 chromosome 11, complete genome genome includes a window with the following:
- the COQ2 gene encoding 4-hydroxybenzoate octaprenyltransferase (similar to Saccharomyces cerevisiae COQ2 (YNR041C); ancestral locus Anc_6.361), giving the protein MLMLGLYTRPVTRRITIISSRTLLFPRSFSTRTVLQKNKAVSIAFQCRSRRSQSTIVNPNDNKKAGPSSFVGKDSKSPTFTKEELENAQIERLKGLGPLISRLPTNVIPYAELMRLEKPVGTWLLYIPCTWSILIAAMQTTATLSHTLWMLSLFGIGALVMRGAGCTINDLFDRNLDDKVIRSVQRPIASGRVTPAQGSLFLAGQTLVGMGILAQLPAQCWWLGLASLPIVFTYPLFKRFTYYPQIALSSCFTWGALLGFPAMGNMDWYTMIPLYMGSFLWCMVYDTIYAHQDKKFDVKAGIKSTALAWGKNTKKISYALVTSQFSLLTLAALNSGVMLGPGFIGGLSIFAYRVFTMVKNVDLDSPADCWKAFTGNINSGLYFSYALFLIIY; this is encoded by the coding sequence ATGTTGATGCTTGGTCTGTATACCAGACCTGTGACAAGGagaataacaataatatccTCGAGGACTCTGCTATTTCCAAGAAGTTTCTCGACAAGAACAGTGCTGCAAAAAAACAAGGCAGTCTCTATAGCATTCCAATGCCGGAGCCGTCGAAGTCAAAGTACAATTGTGAACCCTAATGACAATAAAAAGGCTGGACCTTCAAGTTTCGTGGGTAAGGATTCTAAAAGTCCTACATTTACAAAGGaggaattagaaaatgcACAAATTGAAAGACTTAAAGGATTAGGTCCCTTAATTTCAAGATTACCAACGAATGTAATCCCATATGCTGAATTGATGAGATTAGAGAAACCAGTTGGAACATGGCTGTTATACATTCCATGTACATGGTCAATCTTAATAGCAGCAATGCAAACAACAGCAACCTTATCACATACTTTATGGATGCTATCATTATTCGGAATTGGTGCATTAGTAATGAGAGGAGCCGGTTGTACCATCAATGATCTCTTTGATAGGAACTTGGATGATAAAGTCATCAGATCTGTTCAAAGACCAATTGCCTCTGGAAGAGTCACTCCTGCACAGGGAAGTTTATTTCTTGCTGGTCAAACTTTAGTTGGGATGGGTATATTGGCTCAATTACCTGCTCAATGTTGGTGGCTAGGATTAGCTTCATTACCAATTGTTTTTACATATCCTTTGTTTAAAAGATTCACTTATTATCCACAAATAGCATTGAGTTCATGTTTCACTTGGGGCGCTCTCTTGGGGTTCCCCGCAATGGGGAATATGGATTGGTATACTATGATTCCCTTGTATATGGGGAGTTTCCTTTGGTGTATGGTTTATGATACAATTTATGCTCATcaagataaaaaatttgatgtGAAAGCAGGGATTAAATCCACCGCGTTAGCTTGGGGTAAAAATACGAAGAAGATATCATATGCTCTAGTTACCAGTCAATTTAGTCTTTTAACTCTTGCTGCATTGAATAGTGGAGTTATGCTTGGACCTGGATTCATAGGTGGTCTTTCAATTTTCGCATATAGGGTGTTTACAATGGTTAAGAATGTGGATTTAGATTCTCCTGCTGATTGTTGGAAAGCATTCACTGGTAACATCAATAGTGggttatatttttcatatgccctttttttgattatttattaa
- the MVD1 gene encoding diphosphomevalonate decarboxylase MVD1 (similar to Saccharomyces cerevisiae MVD1 (YNR043W); ancestral locus Anc_6.362), with protein MSNQRTINCLKALRDLRYQLELKDSKLPTLSKWKLHIVSENNFPTAAGLASSAAGFAAFVVAIAKLYQLPQSMSELSKIARQGSGSACRSLFGGFVAWEMGQLEDGSDSMAVPVNELNDWSSMKAIILVVSDSKKDTSSTMGMQLTVKTSDLFQERVKTVVPKRFVQMKEAIINKDFATFAELTMKDSNSFHATCLDSFPPIFYMNDTSRKIIKLCHKINEYYGESVVAYTFDAGPNAVLYYLEENENKLLPFIYKSFNQVPGWDSKYTSNDLQDFLKNFQESILPKFAEHNELDEEVHKGVSRVILSRVGAGPQSTDKCLIDSSTGLPK; from the coding sequence ATGAGTAATCAAAGAACAATCAATTGTCTTAAGGCACTACGTGATTTAAGGTATCAattagaattgaaagattcgAAATTACCAACTTTATCTAAATGGAAATTACATATTGTATCAGAAAATAATTTCCCCACTGCTGCTGGATTAGCTTCATCAGCTGCTGGGTTTGCCGCCTTTGTTGTGGCTATTGCTAAATTGTATCAATTACCTCAATCAATGTCTGAATTATCAAAGATTGCAAGACAAGGGTCTGGATCTGCTTGTAGATCATTATTCGGAGGGTTTGTCGCATGGGAAATGGGTCAATTGGAAGATGGTTCTGACTCCATGGCTGTCCCGGTGAATGAATTGAACGATTGGTCATCAATGAAAGCTATTATCTTGGTTGTAAGTGACTCGAAAAAGGATACCTCCTCTACAATGGGGATGCAATTGACTGTGAAGACATCTGATCTTTTCCAAGAACGTGTGAAAACTGTTGTTCCTAAGAGATTTGTTCAAATGAAAGAAGCCATTATTAACAAAGATTTTGCAACATTTGCAGAATTGACTATGAAggattctaattctttccATGCTACATGTTTGGATTCATTCCCACCAATCTTTTATATGAATGACACCTCTaggaaaattattaaattatgtCATAAgattaatgaatattaCGGAGAGAGTGTGGTAGCTTATACTTTTGACGCAGGTCCAAATGCTGTACTATATTATctagaagaaaatgaaaataaattattaccatttatttataaatcatttaatcAAGTTCCTGGATGGGACTCCAAATATACATCAAATGATTTACAAgatttcttgaagaatttcCAAGAGTCTATATTACCAAAATTTGCTGAACATAATGAACTGGATGAAGAAGTACATAAAGGTGTTTCAAGAGTCATATTGAGTAGAGTTGGTGCTGGTCCTCAATCAACTGATAAATGTTTAATTGATTCCTCTACTGGTTTACCCAAATAA
- the TUP1 gene encoding chromatin-silencing transcriptional regulator TUP1 (similar to Saccharomyces cerevisiae TUP1 (YCR084C); ancestral locus Anc_6.363): protein MTSNTTTSQDKLNELLEGIRIEFNNVATEANTYRLQNQKDYEIKVNQQLAEMQQIRNTVYELELTHRKHKDSYQEEINRLKLEIAQKDQQIAALSSQQQQQQQHVQQQQAQQQQLQQQQAQQQQQAQQQQQQQQQQQQANAANAANAASPPAVGNANFQPQQPNVQANGNMTLHPLISALGSQLPPVSAPVIQPGSTSAQPQAQGQMQNSPTVAPLIPSVPTQPFPKVVPVANAAAMGNATPAAVTTATTTPANANAATTSPIASSTVSQAPTAATTNTTTIENNSNTLPAISTSNQLPAVTFPTGTNTNELSPTNAVIPPINEQKIEAKQEQETNAVAASPTTTTIAATTTKDEETTSPIEDTKPVTTTTTTTIDQNQPQQYLVPFEQRASQLKPIPPFLLNLDTHQFPSNLKKQTEDYHVLFNPALPRTLDVELHKSLDHSSVVCCVKFSYDGEFLATGCNKTTQVYRVSTGELIAKLSDDNVKLDSNSTSTDLYIRSVCFSPDGKFLATGAEDKLIRIWDIQEGKIVMVLKGHEQDVYSLDYFPDGQKLVSGSGDRTVRIWDLRTGQCSLTLSIEDGVTTVAVSPHDGRFIAAGSLDRAVRVWDSTTGFLVERLDSENELGTGHQDSVYSVVFTRDGNEVVSGSLDKSVKLWNLGNDVNSNNNGNDSSSNGTNNNNNSNRASNGTSATCEVTYVGHKDFVLSVTTSQNDEYILSGSKDRGVLFWDKKSGNPLLMLQGHKNSVISVAVANGYPLGPKYNVFATGSGDCKARIWKYSTITSGDVDKIKEVEN, encoded by the coding sequence ATGACCTCTAATACAACCACTTCTCAGGATAAGTTGAACGAACTTTTGGAAGGCATTAGAATAGAATTCAACAATGTCGCCACTGAGGCAAACACCTATCGGCTACAAAATCAAAAGGACTATGAAATTAAAGTGAATCAACAATTGGCAGAGATGCAACAAATTAGAAATACTGTCtatgaattggaattgaCTCATAGAAAACATAAAGATTCgtatcaagaagaaataaatagattgaaattggaaattgCCCAAAAGGATCAACAAATCGCAGCTTTAAGTTcccaacaacaacaacagcagcaacatGTCCAACAGCAACAAGCCCAACAACAGCAacttcaacaacaacaagcgcagcagcagcaacaagcacagcagcaacaacagcaacagcaacagcagcaacaaGCTAATGCTGCTAATGCTGCCAATGCTGCATCTCCTCCTGCTGTTGGAAATGCAAATTTTCAACCTCAACAACCAAATGTTCAAGCTAATGGAAACATGACGCTGCATCCGCTCATAAGCGCGTTAGGTTCTCAATTACCTCCAGTATCTGCACCTGTTATTCAACCTGGTTCCACGAGCGCCCAACCGCAAGCACAAGGCCAAATGCAAAATTCTCCAACTGTTGCTCCATTAATCCCATCCGTTCCAACTCAACCATTCCCTAAGGTAGTCCCAGTTGCTAATGCTGCAGCAATGGGTAATGCCACCCCAGCAGCTGTAACTACAGCTACTACAACACCTGCTAATGCTAATGCTGCAACAACTAGTCCAATTGCTTCCTCTACAGTCTCTCAAGCTCCTACTGCAGCTACTACcaatactactactattgAAAACAATTCCAATACTTTACCAGCTATATCTACTTCAAACCAATTACCTGCAGTTACATTCCCAACAGgtacaaatacaaatgaaTTATCACCTACTAATGCTGTGATACCTCCAATTAATGAACAAAAAATCGAAGCcaaacaagaacaagaaacaaACGCAGTAGCAGCATCACCAACTACCACTACTATTGCCGCTACTACGACTAAAGATGAGGAAACTACATCACCAATAGAAGATACCAAACCAgtcacaacaacaacaacaacaaccataGATCAAAATCAACCACAACAATATCTAGTCCCATTCGAACAAAGAGCTAGTCAATTAAAACCAATCCCACCATTCTTATTAAACTTAGACACTCATCAATTCCCatccaatttgaaaaagcaAACTGAAGATTATCACGTCCTTTTCAACCCAGCATTACCACGTACTTTGGACGTCGAATTACATAAATCATTAGACCATTCCTCTGTAGTATGTTGTGTTAAATTTAGTTATGACGGTGAATTCTTAGCTACAGGTTGTAACAAGACCACTCAAGTATATAGAGTATCCACTGGTGAATTAATTGCCAAATTATCTGATGATAACGTTAAATTGGATTCTAATTCCACCTCCACTGATTTATACATCAGATCAGTTTGTTTCTCTCCAGATGGGAAATTCTTAGCTACAGGTGCtgaagataaattaattaGAATTTGGGATATTCAAGAGGGTAAAATTGTAATGGTCTTAAAGGGTCACGAACAAGATGTTTACTCATTGGATTATTTCCCCGATGGACAAAAATTAGTCTCTGGATCTGGTGATAGAACCGTTAGGATATGGGATTTACGTACAGGTCAATGTTCTTTGACTTTATCCATTGAAGATGGTGTCACTACTGTTGCCGTATCCCCTCATGATGGAAGATTTATCGCTGCTGGTTCTTTAGATCGTGCTGTGAGAGTTTGGGATTCTACCACGGGGTTCCTAGTGGAAAGATTGGAttctgaaaatgaattgggGACTGGTCATCAAGATTCCGTTTATAGTGTTGTCTTCACAAGAGATGGGAATGAAGTCGTTAGTGGGTCCTTAGATAAATCTGTCAAATTATGGAATCTAGGTAATGATgttaattcaaataataatggtaatgattcatcttcaaatggtactaataataataataatagtaatagaGCTAGTAATGGTACTTCTGCTACTTGTGAAGTAACATATGTTGGTCATAAAGATTTCGTCTTATCTGTCACCACGAGtcaaaatgatgaatatatCTTGTCGGGCTCTAAAGATCGTGGTGTATTGTTTTGGGATAAAAAATCCGGTAATCCATTATTGATGTTACAAGGTCATAAAAATTCAGTCATATCTGTAGCTGTAGCGAATGGATATCCATTAGGTCCAAAATACAATGTTTTCGCTACTGGTAGTGGTGATTGCAAGGCAagaatttggaaatattcAACCATAACATCAGGGGATGTCGacaaaattaaagaagttgAGAATTAA
- the NDAI0K02360 gene encoding uncharacterized protein has protein sequence MANYNILTFFISLFLVFQSIATLSVVSSNETISPYNKTTNRIMDLLEIQSCMIYLNNEDKDGSINAMEYQKALLGHINDTRSGFEKFYSKYHDNPVIMRIIRHVLDSKMDKIANRIMYAKPANFLYILRKFSTLLHDIRENGPESYKEMIVRNHNITNEDGPDRELAQWLVNVVEKGMNKDGNIAATKRFTKHVQILKETAAVLGVFGAVAHACVLTAGGVCAVLMIATGIGMTFWVFHLIRELTDLFG, from the coding sequence atGGCAAACTACAATATCTTAACTTTCTTTATCTCTTTATTTCTCGTTTTCCAATCCATTGCTACTTTATCGGTTGTTTCGAGCAATGAAACCATTTCGCCCTATAATAAAACTACGAATCGCATTATGGATTTGCTAGAAATACAATCATGtatgatttatttgaataatgaGGACAAAGATGGAAGTATCAATGCAATGGAGTATCAAAAAGCTTTACTAGGTCACATAAATGACACAAGGTCTGGTTTTGAAAAGTTCTATAGTAAGTACCATGACAATCCTGTAATAATGAGAATTATCAGGCATGTTTTGGATTCTAAAATGGATAAGATAGCTAACCGAATCATGTATGCAAAGCCAGCTAATTTCTTGTATATTTTGAGAAAATTCTCAACTTTGCTACATGACATAAGAGAAAATGGGCCGGAATCGTATAAGGAGATGATCGTGAGGAATCATAATATTACGAATGAAGATGGACCCGATAGAGAACTTGCTCAATGGTTAGTCAACGTGGTAGAGAAGGGAATGAATAAAGACGGTAACATTGCAGCTACCAAAAGATTTACAAAGCATGTTCAAATACTGAAAGAAACAGCAGCAGTCCTGGGGGTATTTGGTGCGGTGGCTCATGCTTGCGTATTGACAGCAGGTGGTGTATGTGCCGTCTTAATGATTGCCACCGGTATTGGGATGACATTTTGGGTATTCCATCTAATTCGTGAATTGACTGATCTCTTCGGTTGA
- the AGA1 gene encoding Aga1p (similar to Saccharomyces cerevisiae FIG2 (YCR089W) and AGA1 (YNR044W); ancestral locus Anc_6.367), producing the protein MIVPISILFPITLLLSIVNGQQADESSTITGTTSVPKIVTTSDANGQVVTVTSYDLSTFTSTVCPTCTAKTPTTTIKITSKYTSYVCQTCHTTTIQEPSSSAPLPTTTIPITSKSTVYVCATCETITLSTSSSIPTTSSVVSTSTTIISSIPPSSSHVSSSTQSLSSSEPLSSLLPSSSSALISSTSSITSSIDTTSSISSSSVSSHPSSSSTIVLSSSIPSTTASETSLILTSSSTSIVISKSSTSASTSTSTETTTSSTSPSSSFSSTVPPNTELTSTSSSASPSSSVPIYSSSTSVTCSGTQCLSTELSSSSCTILSSSIRYNTTSTLSSSTSLVSTPTVHISTITTTVHNTTSIYTSTCPLTTVHVSSTVLISIESCSGGVCTEHTTTPSTISSSSTELSQSSVSTIVSTITTTSPTPSKTPLSSSCEGLGCSVKAQSTTSECIGTTCKLASTEQTTSTPPVPIVTKTTTSETSSSSSFSSTPVTTPATTMTSVTSTRTTPTPTISSPSTSGFIYQSSSSSSVPSSSGTSTVLTVSQYEGNGSTLSRSSVFSIFVTFLMTLIF; encoded by the coding sequence ATGATTGTACccatttcaatattatttccGATCACTCTCCTGTTATCCATCGTTAATGGTCAACAAGCAGATGAATCATCCACTATAACAGGGACAACTTCTGTTCCAAAAATTGTAACAACTTCTGACGCTAATGGTCAAGTGGTCACTGTAACTTCATACGATTTATCGACTTTCACCTCTACAGTTTGCCCAACATGTACAGCAAAAACACCAACTACAACTATCAAGATCACTTCTAAGTACACTTCCTACGTTTGTCAAACTTGTCACACTACGACAATTCAAGAACCAAGCTCAAGCGCTCCATTACCAACAACGACTATCCCAATCACTTCAAAATCCACAGTATATGTTTGTGCTACCTGCGAAACAATCACTCTTTCAACTTCCAGCAGTATACCTACAACATCTTCTGTTGTGTCAACCAGCACTACCATCATTTCTTCTATTCCACCCTCTTCTTCACATGTTAGCTCAAGTACTCAATCTCTGTCCTCCTCCGAGCCTCTCTCTTCCTTATTGCCCTCATCCTCATCTGCATTAATATCCTcaacttcatcaattaCCTCAAGTATAGATACTACTTCTTCGAtctcatcttcatctgtTTCATCACATCCATCATCCAGCTCTACTATAGTATTGTCTTCCTCTATCCCATCAACTACTGCAAGTGAAACTAGTTTAATTTTGACCTCATCTTCCACTTCAATTGTcatttctaaatcatctaCCTCAGCTTCCACTTCCACTTCAActgaaacaacaacaagttCTACTTCgccatcatcatccttcTCTTCTACAGTTCCTCCAAACACTGAACTAACCAGTACTTCTTCATCAGCATCCCCATCTTCTAGCGTCCCAATATATTCCTCTTCAACATCTGTTACTTGTTCTGGTACCCAGTGTCTATCTACTGagttatcatcatcatcatgcACAATCTTATCAAGTTCTATTCGTTACAATACAACCTCTACTCTAAGCAGCTCGACGTCACTTGTATCTACACCTACTGTTCACATTTCAACGATAACCACGACTGTCCATAACACTACCAGTATCTACACATCTACATGTCCCTTGACTACAGTACACGTTTCTTCTACAGTTCTTATTTCCATCGAATCCTGTTCTGGTGGTGTATGTACCGAACACACTACCACTCCTTCCACAATctcctcatcatcaacagAGTTAAGTCAATCTTCTGTGTCTACCATTGTTTCTACAATAACCACAACATCACCAACTCCATCCAAAACTCCACTATCTTCCTCTTGTGAGGGTTTGGGATGTTCTGTTAAAGCCCAATCAACTACTTCTGAGTGTATCGGTACTACTTGCAAGTTAGCTAGTACGGAACAAACAACTTCAACACCTCCAGTACCTATTGTTACCAAAACAACTACTTCAGAAACGAGttcctcatcttcattcTCATCTACCCCAGTAACCACCCCTGCTACAACCATGACCTCTGTCACTTCTACCAGGACTACCCCTACTCCTACAATTTCGTCTCCATCTACTTCAGGATTTATCTATCAATCCAGTTCCTCGTCTTCAGTTCCATCTTCATCAGGAACATCGACTGTGCTAACCGTAAGTCAATACGAAGGCAATGGGTCCACCCTATCAAGATCCTCTGTATTCAGTATATTTGTCACTTTCTTAATGACATTGATTTTCTGA
- the PET494 gene encoding Pet494p (similar to Saccharomyces cerevisiae PET494 (YNR045W); ancestral locus Anc_6.369) gives MYYQAHHQYRHHYRHYFYDYYYKSLKRIWSRLYHHPTSIRRAPTIRTNRSSGGLLLNNGKIFNPNSSASSGSPYFFSLTGKTLWKYFKTPGNLLFVTTNIVAFMGVVTYNTIIMAEQERAIQEQNLIESFNYRINNNNNTTGDIMKPRDDGIIEVSPEDEIDKILSKKNKSTTLSTNEKEALSKTKSIEKEEEEDTPLTTYSAASVKLDKKVPCKDYNSAAIEMSLFHMFYAYELYKNVLLKKGSSSSSSAPSTEGRSGKPTSWEKEIKLLKKMFYNVESTETSENTERKAKRLSPIIGLFYPLWRKEFQDIVTDFDKLQYFALPNWENYSKDLRRICYLLHDSKESITKLDTFHDFYNQVYSFDIKKLLSFWIYDNYKLLKSRNVTSNYNESFYQTLLKDNNSDPYTFIKYSSIILNPENPRKDLFFPKRSIALTDGHRHNNNNKTVSVPTISLETFKTVLKGFISLSKKEDKKYSQPVTALLKILKTNCILDNSKSGTKVRILLPTNEQQGMEQRATMMLDRSEENEKCYRILSKDEELVRALDDLSKWIP, from the coding sequence ATGTACTACCAAGCTCATCATCAGTatcgtcatcattatcGCCACTATTTTTacgattattattataaatcGTTGAAAAGAATATGGTCAAGACTTTACCATCACCCCACATCAATACGTCGGGCCCCCACAATAAGAACGAATCGAAGTTCCGGAGGATtacttttaaataatggtAAGATTTTTAATCCAAAttcatcagcatcatcagGATCACCTTATTTTTTCTCGTTGACTGGAAAGACATTATGGAAATATTTCAAGACTCCAGGAAATCTATTATTTGTAACAACTAATATTGTTGCCTTTATGGGGGTTGTCACTTATAATACAATTATTATGGCTGAACAGGAAAGAGCTATCCAAgaacaaaatttaattgaaagTTTCAATTATCGgattaataacaataataataccacGGGTGATATTATGAAACCAAGAGATGACGGAATAATTGAAGTTTCCcctgaagatgaaattgataagATTTTATCCAAGAAGAATAAGTCAACAACATTGAGTACGAACGAGAAAGAAGcattatcaaaaacaaaatcaattgaaaaagaagaagaagaagatactCCATTGACAACTTATAGTGCTGCTTCAGTTAAGTTAGATAAAAAAGTTCCTTGTAAGGATTATAATTCCGCTGCCATTGAAATGTCTTTGTTCCATATGTTTTATGCATACGAACTCTATAAAAATGTCTTGCTTAAAAAGGgctcttcatcatcttcttctgctCCTTCGACGGAAGGTAGATCTGGAAAACCAACCTCATGGgagaaagaaatcaaattacTAAAAAAGATGTTTTATAATGTTGAGAGTACTGAAACTAGCGAGAATACAGAAAGGAAAGCGAAAAGGTTATCTCCAATTATCGGATTGTTTTATCCATTATGGCGAAAAGAGTTCCAAGATATTGTCActgattttgataaattacaaTATTTTGCTTTACCAAATTGGGAAAACTATTCTAAAGATCTAAGAAGAATTTGTTACCTTTTACACGATTCCAAAGAATCCATTACAAAACTTGATACTTTCCatgatttttataatcAAGTTTATTCCTTtgatattaagaaattattaagttTCTGGATTTATGATAATtacaaattattaaaatcgAGAAATGTTACATCTAATTATAATGAATCCTTTTATCAAACCTTACTGAAAGATAATAACTCAGATCCATATActtttatcaaatattcttcaattatatTAAACCCAGAAAATCCACgtaaagatttatttttcccaAAAAGGTCCATTGCCTTAACAGATGGTCATCgtcataataataacaataaaacCGTTTCTGTCCCTACGATATCATTAGAAACATTCAAAACTGTATTAAAAGGATTTATATCGttatcaaagaaagaagataaaaaatattcacAACCAGTGACCGCtttattgaagattttgaagaCAAATTGTATACTTGATAATTCAAAATCTGGGACAAAAGTTAGAATCTTACTACCGACAAACGAACAACAAGGGATGGAACAACGAGCGACAATGATGCTAGATCGTtcagaagaaaatgaaaaatgttaTCGTATCTTAAgtaaagatgaagaacTTGTACGAGCGCTGGATGATCTTTCCAAATGGATTCCATGA